ATTCTCGAAGCCCAATTGGATGTCGAGGCCAAGCGCGTCGCGGCTCTCGATCCCAACGAGATATGACCCTTCTCGAGACCGCCAAGTTCGCCAAGTTGCGAAAGAAGATCAAGGACGAGTCTGAGCGGGAAGCGCTGCGGGCGGCCGTGCTTGCCGTCCGGGATGAACCTCAAATAGGGAAAAAACTCAAAGGCGAGCTCGATCATCTCCGCTCAATGGCCTACTCCGTTCGCGGACAGGCCCGGCGGCTCGTCTACCAATGGGACAAGGACACGGTGACGTTGTTTTCATTC
The Candidatus Aminicenantes bacterium genome window above contains:
- a CDS encoding type II toxin-antitoxin system RelE/ParE family toxin, with product MTLLETAKFAKLRKKIKDESEREALRAAVLAVRDEPQIGKKLKGELDHLRSMAYSVRGQARRLVYQWDKDTVTLFSFGPRQGIYK